The DNA region AAAAGCGCGTTATCAATGAGTTAAGGAAAAGTCTTGAGGTTCTGCCTGGAATAGAAGTGAAAATTGATAAGCCAGCGTTATTCACGTTTAAAACCCCGTTAGAAGTTGAAATATCCGGCTATAACTTAGCGAAACTAAAAGAACAAAATGATCGTTTAGTGAAGTTAATGGCAGAGAATGACCGATTCGGTGATGTGAAATCTACCATTCAACAAGGTCACCCTGAAGTTCAAATAGAGTTCGATCATGAGAAGGCCGCGTTTTTGGGTCTTAATGTTCCTGAAGTTGCAAAGCAGGTGGTGTCTCAAATTCGGGGTACTGTGGCAACCAAGTATGCATTTAGGGATCGCAAAATTGATGTCTTAGTTCGGGTAAATGAAGAGCAACGATCGTCCGTTGAAGATATTCGGCGACTAATTGTTAATCCTACCTCAGAAAAACCAATCACCTTAGAAGCGATTGCTGATGTTAAGGTCGCCGTTGGTCCAAATGAAATTAATCGAATCTCGCAAGAACGTGTTGCGATTATTAGTGCGAATTTAAACTATGGTGATTTAGGAGAAGCCGCTTCAGTTCTACAATCGATGGTTGATGAGCTGCCTTCCGTACCAGGCGTTGAAGTTAATGTTGCAGGTCAAAATGAAGAGATGAAAGTGTCGTTTGACTCATTAAAAATAGCCTTAGGTCTCGCGATATTTTTAGTTTATCTAGTAATGGCCTCGCAATTTGAGTCATTGTTGCATCCATTTGTTATTTTGTTCAGTGTTCCTTTGGCGATGGTAGGCGCGGTTTACGCACTGTTTATTACTGGTTCGACGATCAGTGTCGTCGTTTTTATTGGGCTTATAATGCTCGCAGGAATCGTGGTGAATAACGCGATTGTCTTAATTGATAAAATTAATCAATTAAGAAAAGCGGGCAGCGCAAAGTATGCTGCGATTGTTGAAGCCGGTAGTGCTCGTTTAAGACCCATTGTTATGACCACACTCACAACCGCTTTAGGTATGTTGCCACTGGCATTGGGTTTGGGTGAAGGGGCAGAAATACGCGCGCCAATGGCCATTACGGTGATCGGTGGGTTGCTGGTTTCAACACTATTAACCCTGGTTGTTATTCCTGTTCTTTATTCCCTGTTTGATCGAAAAGATTAGGTGCCAATATGAAGTTAACTGATATTGCTTTAAAGCGACCGGTTACAACAATGATGTTTTTCTTATGCTTTGTTGTTACCGGGCTGTTAAGTTCAAGGTTATTGCCCTTGGAATATTTTCCGTCGATTAACTTTCCTGGGATCATTATTCAAATTCCTTATCCAAACTCGTCGGCGGTTGAAATTGAAGAATCAATTACTAGACCCGTTGAGGAAGTTTTATCGACGATGAGTTCGGTGAAAAATTTATACTCGACGACAACCGATAATAACGCCCAAATCTTTATGCAGTTTGACTGGTCACAAAATGCTCGTATTAAAGGGGTCGAAGCGCGAGAGAAGATTGATGCCATTCGAAATCAATTGCCATCTGATGTACAGCGAATCTATGTACTGAATCCTGGCACTGGTGATATGCCGGTTTTGCAGCTTAGAATTTCTTCAGAACGAGACCTATCGAATGCTTATGATTTGTTAGATCGAAAGTTGAAACGCCCAATTGAGCGCATCGATGGCGTTTCGAAAGTAGAGCTTTATGGTGTTGATAAACGTCAGATTCGTATTCAATTAGATGCAAATCGTATCACGGCTCATAATATTGATTTGGCTGTGTTGAATCAAAGACTTCAGCAAGAGAACTTTACCATCAGTGCGGGAGAAATTACCGACGCCAATTCGCGTTTTAGAGTGAATCCTCGTGGTGAGTTTACGTCCATCGATGACTTTAAGAATATTATTGTTAATTCTAAAGGTTTGCGCCTTGCGGATATTGCCAATATTACTATGCAGCAGCCAGAGCCGAGAGAAGGTCGGCATTTAGATCGATCTTACGCGATTGGTATGAACGTTATGCGCCAGTCTAGCGCTAATATGGTCGAAGTTGCGAGTAAAGTACTGGAAGCAATAAACCAAGCCGAAAACGATCCCGCGTTTCAAGGGATAACCCTCTATGTTATGAATAATCAAGCCGATGGGGTTACTCAATCACTGCGAGATATTAGCCTTTCAGGCTTGATCGGGTTTGTTTTGTCTATTTTGGTTTTGTATTTCTTTTTACGTGACTTCACATCGACATTGATCGTCGCTTTAGCGGTTCCTTTTGCTTTAACGATTACTTTAGCCTTTATGTTTTTCTTAAATGTGTCGCTGAATATTTTGTCGATGATGGGATTGATGTTGGCTATTGGTATGCTGGTTGATAACGCAGTCGTCGTCACAGAAAGTATTTTTCGCTATCAACAGCAGTTTCCTGACGATCATTTAAAAGCGATCAAACATGGTGTTAAAGAAGTAGGGACCGCAGTTTTCGCTGGAACCGTGACAACGGCCATTGTGTTTTTACCAAACATTATCGGAGCAAAAGTTGATATCACGGTTTTTCTAGGCCACGTCGCCATTACCATTGTCATTGCATTAGCTGCATCGCTTTTTATTGCGTTAACCATTATTCCTCTGATGTTAGCGAAATTTAAAATTAAGTCGAGGCAGCAATCGAGCGATATGATCAATCGTTTAACCGACCGATACGAAAAATTTCTAAATTGGTCGTTAGACCATCCAAAATGGTCGGCATTTTTTGCCGTTATTATCGTCGTAAGTGTTGCTATTCCTTTTTTGTTTACAACGAAAGATAATTACGTCGATGATAATAAGCGTCAGTTATTTTTGCCTTATCATATTGATAGTCAATACACTATTGACCGCGTCGAAAAGTCGGTCGATAAAATTGAAGCCTTCCTCTATGAAAATAAAGAGTATCTGAATATCGATTCGGTCTATAGTTTTTATACTAACGATAGAGCGGAGTCGACTCTTTTGCTTACCGAAGGTGATGAGGTTACTCGTTCGGTTACTGAAATACGTAAATTTATCGAAGATAACCTACCTGAAATAGCTATTGGTAAGCCGAGTTTCGATAGAAAGCGCGGACAAGAAGAGGCTGTTAAAATCTACGTCAGTGGTGATTCGACAGAAGTGCTTCGAAGCTTAAGCTCAGAAGTGGCTCGTGTGTTAAGTCGCGTGGATGGTATTGTTGAAGCTCGTTCGGAAGCAACATCAAAAGATCGGGAACTCCAAATCATTGTTGATAGAATTAAGGCTCAATCTGTCGGCCTAGATCCTTCAAGAGTGGCAAACCTTGTTGCCATTGCTATGCGTGGTCAACCTATGCGAACGTTTCGAGGCAAAGACAATGAAGTTGAAGTGGTACTTGAGTTTGGAGATCAAAACTCGCGAAGTATCGACGACTTAAACGTGTTACAACTGCCATTACCTGATGGCAGTAGTATTCCGTTATCTTCTGTAGCATCTTTTAAAGTCGAGCAAGCTTCGAATACGATTCAGCGTAGAAATCGACGCACCAGTATCGGAGTGGTAGCAGCACTCGATGATGATATGACCATGGACAAGGCGAGAGAAGAAATTAAGACCATCATGAAGACGGTGTCATTACCGAACGGCTATCAATGGTCGTTAGGACGAGCCTTTGATCGTGAAGCAGAAACCGACAACATTATGTTCGCGAATATGGGATTAGCATTACTCTTGATATTTGTTGTTATGGCTGCACTGTTTGAGTCGATATTATTTCCATTGGCGGTTATTTCTTCGATTTTATACGCTGTCGTTGGTGTGTTTTGGTTTTTCCTAATGACTGGAACACAATTTTCTTTTATGGCTTTTATTGGAATTTTGGTCTTAATGGGCGTTGTTGTAAACAATGGCATTGTCTTAGTCGATCACATTAATCACTTGCGAAGAGAAGGCTTTTCGCGCCGTGAAGCAATCGTTCAAGGCGGTCGAGATAGATTAAGACCGATATTAATGACGGTCGCGACGACCATCTTAGGCTTGATTCCGCTAAGTGTGGGAGATACGACCATTGGTGGTGATGCTAATTCGCCTTCGTACTTCCCAATGGCTCGTGCGGTCGTTGGCGGTCTTGCTTTTTCTACCATCGTTAGTTTGTTGATTTTACCGACAATTTACATTGGTCTCGATAACTTACGAGACGGTGCTACTCGAATGTGGTTGAGAGCAAAAGGTAGAGCAAGTCGAGGACTAATTATTAAAAGAACTTAACGAAACTGAGAGACGTACTCATCAATCATTTGATGTTTATTAGGGTCTTCATCCATTAATGTTAAGGTCACTTTAAAGAGTTGTGCATCGGGTTTGTTTTCGGTCGCCGTAATACCCAATACAAATCCATTGATGCGCATCACTTTGGCTTCACCCTGATGGTTAAATTCAATATCGACGGATACTTGATCCAATACACCGGGGACAAACCCCTCATTTTTAAATATTCCGATGCATTGTTTATCGGTTAAACTTTTTATGGCACATTTTATTGCGCCGTTTGCGGTTCTCACTAAAGCAACACCCTTGGGAAGAGACGCGGTGGGTTTGGTAGGTGTTTTCGAACTGCTGCCTGTTAAGACTTCAAGAGACGATGAGGCGGTTTTCTCTGGTATCGCCATTCGCCCTTCGATTCCGTGTCTTTTTAGTGCGCGTTCAACCTTTTCGGCAAATTGTTGGCGGTTAAAAGGCTTCACTAAATAATCGCTGACGCCTGCTTCGATGGCTTCGACCACGTATTCTTTATCACCTCGACTGGTGACCATAATAAATGGTTTCGACTTATAACGTGGTTCTTGACGTATCCACTGAAGTAGCTCCATTCCATTCATTTCTGGCATTTCCCAGTCGCATAGGATGAGGTCAATTTCTTGATGCAGTAAAACTGACTTACCCGACTGACCATTATGAGCGTCGAATAATTTTGCCCCAGGAAAATAATCACGCACAAACTTTTTGATCAGGTCTCGAATCATACTGGCGTCATCGATGACTAAAATATTAAAAGTTTTCATCAGCCTTGCTCTTA from Pleionea litopenaei includes:
- a CDS encoding response regulator, with amino-acid sequence MKTFNILVIDDASMIRDLIKKFVRDYFPGAKLFDAHNGQSGKSVLLHQEIDLILCDWEMPEMNGMELLQWIRQEPRYKSKPFIMVTSRGDKEYVVEAIEAGVSDYLVKPFNRQQFAEKVERALKRHGIEGRMAIPEKTASSSLEVLTGSSSKTPTKPTASLPKGVALVRTANGAIKCAIKSLTDKQCIGIFKNEGFVPGVLDQVSVDIEFNHQGEAKVMRINGFVLGITATENKPDAQLFKVTLTLMDEDPNKHQMIDEYVSQFR
- a CDS encoding efflux RND transporter permease subunit; amino-acid sequence: MKLTDIALKRPVTTMMFFLCFVVTGLLSSRLLPLEYFPSINFPGIIIQIPYPNSSAVEIEESITRPVEEVLSTMSSVKNLYSTTTDNNAQIFMQFDWSQNARIKGVEAREKIDAIRNQLPSDVQRIYVLNPGTGDMPVLQLRISSERDLSNAYDLLDRKLKRPIERIDGVSKVELYGVDKRQIRIQLDANRITAHNIDLAVLNQRLQQENFTISAGEITDANSRFRVNPRGEFTSIDDFKNIIVNSKGLRLADIANITMQQPEPREGRHLDRSYAIGMNVMRQSSANMVEVASKVLEAINQAENDPAFQGITLYVMNNQADGVTQSLRDISLSGLIGFVLSILVLYFFLRDFTSTLIVALAVPFALTITLAFMFFLNVSLNILSMMGLMLAIGMLVDNAVVVTESIFRYQQQFPDDHLKAIKHGVKEVGTAVFAGTVTTAIVFLPNIIGAKVDITVFLGHVAITIVIALAASLFIALTIIPLMLAKFKIKSRQQSSDMINRLTDRYEKFLNWSLDHPKWSAFFAVIIVVSVAIPFLFTTKDNYVDDNKRQLFLPYHIDSQYTIDRVEKSVDKIEAFLYENKEYLNIDSVYSFYTNDRAESTLLLTEGDEVTRSVTEIRKFIEDNLPEIAIGKPSFDRKRGQEEAVKIYVSGDSTEVLRSLSSEVARVLSRVDGIVEARSEATSKDRELQIIVDRIKAQSVGLDPSRVANLVAIAMRGQPMRTFRGKDNEVEVVLEFGDQNSRSIDDLNVLQLPLPDGSSIPLSSVASFKVEQASNTIQRRNRRTSIGVVAALDDDMTMDKAREEIKTIMKTVSLPNGYQWSLGRAFDREAETDNIMFANMGLALLLIFVVMAALFESILFPLAVISSILYAVVGVFWFFLMTGTQFSFMAFIGILVLMGVVVNNGIVLVDHINHLRREGFSRREAIVQGGRDRLRPILMTVATTILGLIPLSVGDTTIGGDANSPSYFPMARAVVGGLAFSTIVSLLILPTIYIGLDNLRDGATRMWLRAKGRASRGLIIKRT